In Falco rusticolus isolate bFalRus1 chromosome 7, bFalRus1.pri, whole genome shotgun sequence, the DNA window TCATTTTGGGCCAAAGGGATCACCACGGAGCTATCTGCACCCTCACCGTTACTTCCCAAAGACCTTGTTCCAGACCAAGCCTCTCCCTGCAGGCCCACAAGGGAGACTTCCAAGGAATCGTGACAACCCTTTGGAGAGGCTTATGGCCACACTCCCAAGCGACTGCCCCCAGTTTTGCCCGTATGGAAATCACTGCCCGTATCAGttgccttttttaatttcacttacCTGTAATTGTCCCACCGACACATGCTGGAGGCAGCTCCTGAAGACATTGCTGAAGATTGATGTTATTTCTCTAACAAAGACCCAAGACGAGGTGTGAAGGTTTCTCATTGCAGGAGCCACCAAGACCCAGGTCACAGCCAAGCAGCGCATGGACTGCTGGTCACTCCCATTCTCCAAAACCCGAGCACAGCGCGGCGTCGGCATACCACAGCTCTCCACGCAGCAGAGACCGCACAAACTCAACACAGCTATGCCAACTGCCTTAGTAGGTCGAGCTGGGGTCCAGCAAGCCATACCTCTGAGAACAGGTGAGCCTCGAACGTGCCTTGTAAGTCGGTGAACTGAACACACCACCTGTTTAGGACACCATCTAGCCATTGTCACGCTACAAATAGGAGTATGAGGGAAGACAGGACATCACAGACATTAACACCAAAGTAAGCACTGTAACCCAAGGTAATCCATCTCAACTAAGAACAGACAGGCTTGTACCAAGAACCCTCTTAATAAACCAGTAATTTAATAAACACACAATCATTTATGGCCAGAAATTAATATAACCCTCCGTAACGCAAAGCCTGgaagtttgttttaaactctaaatttgttttcacaacAGCCAGCTCCCCAAGTAAAACACAGACATCTATCCATGCTGCTCGCAGGGCAAGCCGTGTGCTTGACACACAATATGGAACTATTTATAGAGCAGGTAGCGCTTCGTATTTAGCTTGAGGGAGGGAAGCATCCAAAATCGCCCCCCCTGCTCAATCACCGGGCGCCTTCAGCCACCTGGGTTCCAGCTGGAGCAAAGCCCCACCTATACAAAGATGCCCATAATCATTCAAGTAGGATCAACCTCCTTGAGATAAGGCAACTAACCTTACACCCCGGTGTCAATGCTGCCTTTACCCCTGAAGGTTAAACCTCTCTTCTCCCACACCTCGTAGCGTGACCCAGCAGCTGAACTACCAGCCTCTGAGGACGAAGGCTCCCGCTCCCTAAAGCTGACTGGTAATAATCCCATTAGCTGTCTCAGTCTGACCACTTCTCGGCGCCAGCTCCCAGGAGTGCGTGGCTGTTTGAGACAGTGCTACTGTAACGGGCAGACTCCCAAGGCACAAAAGCTCCTTCTCATTCCTTAGCTTGGAACAGAACTCTGCAACAGCGCAGAGAAGTGCAGCAGGGCCTGCGGACGCCAAATGAATAACCTCCCCAAGGCCCACCACGAGCAGCCCCACCTTGCATTTCCCTGCACCTAACCCAAAGCCTGGCCCAGGCTCcaaagatctttttaaaagtcTCAGTGGATTACTAGAGCAGCTTCGTAAAGCACTTTGTAAGAAAAcatgttgtatttttaaattaagttctAAAGCTCTCTCTTGTAACTTGGGCAAAGGCTTGAGAAGTACTGGGACTGCAGAGGGCTGCTGCCCCTGTAAGGCCAACACTAGAAGGCAGAACTTCAGGGTACCACTGCTGCCATTCTCCCACCCACCAACTCAAAaatccctcctcttcctccagaaGAGGACTAATGCCTACAAAAATGCTTTATCCACATCTCAACGTTCTCTCatacacgtgcacacacactATAATGAAGTACGCTGACTACAGCTATCTTTAACAATCCACACTCATTATCCCAAGTGATCAGAACATAAATGACTTGTCCATTCCACTTTTTGCTATGAACTATGATGGCACAATTCTCCTTATTATCAAGGTTTTTGTTTCAGATCATAAAGACATCTAAGGACAGAGCACAACGCTACTTAAAAGTTTGTTCTCCCCATGCCCAAAACACTCAAGTGAACCCTTTGCCGCAGACCCATCtttcaagaaacattttaacaCTCTCCAACATGAGGCGCAGTCACAGTTTATTAACACCGAGAACACACCAGAGGCGGAGACAcgtttctttatattttatttgagcTACTTAATTCTTAAGTATCAAGAATTAGGGTGCTTTATAGAATATTATTACCACAGGGCAGTAAAATGGGCATTATCGTAGTGTAGTGCAAGTCatattaaatgaaaagcttttagaaTAAGGTTTTATTACCAGTACCGACCAGCACTTAATCTGCTGACCTATAACTGAAACAATGattcaaaagcacaaaaaaatacCCTCTGAAATAAAGCTTTATGTACAGCACATGTAGAGCTCTTAGATGCCTAAAGCTATTAGTTTAACTTGAAATATTAAACTAATGTTCTGAGTTGCTATTCACAGTTGAATATACTGGGAATTAAGTGTTCAGATGACTTTTTTTGGAGTACAAAAATTTTAAGTTGTCTGCTTTAGTTATAAAGAGCTCTGCCGGTATACACAAACTATACACTTCAGACATTCACAAAAAATGTGAGCAAGAAAAGGGTTatcaaaaaacatttaatacaaTTAGTCAATAACCCTTCCCACCATGGTCCACATCTACAAAgttcccccatccctcccccctccccatccaaACCCTTCCCCACAGAAAGTCACATACTTACCACAAGTTTTAGCAAGTATGGTTTAAAAAAGGGCCCACAGGGCAAGTTACTTATAGTTCAGTTGCCACTGTCAACAGATCTGGACCTCGATCTAGACCTCTGCCGATCCACAGATGATGGGGATTTAGATCTACTGGAAGAACCACGTTTCTGGCTCTTCTCTGGCATTGGAGATCTACTAACTGATCGAGACTTGCTACGGCTCCTACTCCTTGACCTGCTGTAAGACTTGCGGCTGCGGGACCGGGACCGGCTACGGGACCTGGATGAGCTTCTGCTACGAGACCGTGACCTGCTTCTGGACCTACTGAGGGAACAAAAGAGCACTGGTGTTAGCAACGAAGCGTCACAGACTGCAATGACCAGGCATTTCCCTGGTCTCCAGTTCAGCTGCCCGGTCACTGCTTTCTCAATGAATATTTAAGCGTTattcaaaagaacagaaatctgTACCTGTGTCTTTTGCTGCCTTCAATTAGTTTGATTTTCCTTCCATTAATTTCTTTACCAGAAAGCTTTTCAATAGCATTCTTTAAATCACTGTAAGAGGCGAATTCAACCACcctacaggaaaaaacccaaaatgcaaGAACTCACTATTACAAGTGGTATTTTTGATACTAGAGCAAAACATACACTCGGGGCAGAGGGAGAATAACTCCAAAAACCTCACATGCGCAGTGCAGTCATCTCTTGTTGGAACTCAAATATGAATTGAAGGAATTCCCCTCCCCCAATACCACAGAATACATTTTCAAAGGGTAGCTAAATTAAACCATGAACAGCTGCTGAGCACTGAGAGTAGCCAGCTCCCCTCCCCAAGTATTACACACAGAAATACTACTCTACAGCTTTCAAGAGATGCTTTTAGAGGCTTACCCTTCATTTAACTTAGGTCTGTGTGCATCTGCAAAGGTTACTTCCCCAGCTTGTCTCATGAAGTCTTTGAGATCCTAACACAAGACCAGTTATGTTATACAAAGAAGTGAAAGGAATAACTTATCTATACACttatctatatctatataatagttacaagcaaacaaaagagacTTATGACTACTGAAAGAGAAGATGTTAGGTAAGTTACAAACATGGCAATTGCCATACTTGTATTCTATCAAAATTGAATTATCTATTATCAGGGCAcgaaataaatgaaaaaagcatATTGCTTTAAGCAAAATGCTAATAAAGTGTCTTAACATTAAGGAAAATATTAGTCTACAAAGATTATacagagtgagagagagagagagaaagagagaaagagagataaAAACTACATTTGTATATATACTGGACTGAGTGTGAAATACTACCCATATATTTTTGAACTATTTCAGTCTCCATTTACATTACAAGTCTTATATGCATACAGAATTACATTTACGTAACACCAATTATTTTGTGCCCCAtatgtcattaaaaatatagtttACTTTACCTTTATTAACATTTCCCTAGGCTAGCCAAGCAGCAAACTGCATTAAGCGACCGGAGATACCGTCATGATATATGCCCGACTGGCTCTTCGCCACCCACTTGACGAACACTACCCAGTCGATGGAAGCCATTAATCGCACTGCCCTCCCTATTAGGAGACTATTGATGGATCCAGACATTCTCTATGCTTGATGTTACCAAGGACCACTTTACTGCGATCAGGATTCCAACGACCACCTAATTTCGTATCTTTCAACTCTTTTCGACCAGGACCTCTTTATTCGGAAGCGTTACAGGAAGAACAGCTCTCAACTTAGGAATCAGATCTCGTTAACGCTCTGGGATCGCTGCAATGTGGCACTTTAAGGAGTGCATCGATTACATCTAGACCGGCAAACACAGATCTAGAGGTGGCCAAGTGACATTGTAGGAGCTGACTGGAAAGTCAACCAGGCCCAACCAAGAGTGACCAAGACAGAACGATTAGGATAACCCACAGGCACTCCTCGTCATAAGGCCAACGACACAGATAGGCTGGCAAATAAAGGGTTTAATATGTGgttaaaatggatttaaaaaacaagaaaaaaataaatatatatcctcaaatatatacattattatataaaattaaaattaactagTTTTCATTCAAGATATTTAAATTACGTTATTTAAAGTTAcattaattacataaaaattttaacaaattacatttaatttaaattatttattttacaaaataattacattacaTACCCATTAAACGAAGTCAAAATAGTTAATCGTGTTTGAACAAACCTGCCAGCTGACTCGGGAAGACAAGTTTTCTACTATGAGGCgattttctgttcttacagGTGGGgcatttctgtttggaaataaCGAATCGAGACTTTCAttagtaattaaaatataaccGTGTGAATATTAACAAAGGCTGTACCAATAACCCGTACCAGCAGATCACCATTGCTACAACTTAACTATGTAATGCCCTGAGTAATCTAGGACAAGCATTAAGTACTTCAGGGACGGAGCATAAAGACAACAAGCTTATCTGAGAAGATCTGCAAACCTCACGATCCCACCTACTGCCACATCAAATGACTGACTGAAAAGGCAATTAATACCTTTTAATATCTCATTCTCGTTCAAGTTCTTGCACCAGATGCGCCCACTGTATTCTTTTGTAAATTGTGTCAGTTCAAAGCTATACATACATACCTCCTGTCACTACGTGGACGGCGGCTACTAAAACGGTCAGAGTATCTCCCTCTGCCTCTACCCCTAGAGCGTGCTCTTGCATGCTCAATTGTAACCCTGggggggaaaagcagaaatggaaaaccatacatttttacatttttcttctcacatATTCCTTCACAGTTGTAGCTGtcggagaaaaaaaatcccaaccacaAAATAGTTTAAGCAATACTGGTAGCACACTGCAAGTTAAAATCGACTCGCTTCTTATTTTAGATATACAAGCTTATACATTCATGAACTAAGAATACCTCACCTCTCACTGCAAAGCTCTTTTCCATCCAGTTCATAGACGGCATCATCTGCATCCCTCGGATCCTCAAACTCCTGCAAAACCACCATAGCAAAACcgtaaaagtaaaaaaattacaccTCTGGGAAGTTAACCAACGCTCGTTTGCCACTTGGCTGAGCACGTCAATGGCGTTATCATGAAAAGCAGCTTCGTGCACACGAAAGGCGCGTGAGACCCGAGCGCCACGGACGGGCAGGGCCCGCGGAGGCCTGCGAGGCGCACTcaccacaaacccaaaccccctcTTCAGGTCGATGTCCCGGATGCGGCCGTATCCCTTGAAGAACCTCTCCACATCCTTCTCCCTGGCGGCCGGGTTCAGCCTCCCGATGAAGACGCGGCAGCCGCTCATGGCTGTTGGCGCGGAGCTCGCTGCGGGAGACACGGCGCCCGGCCCGtcagcgccgccgcccccggccccgccccctgACTCAGCGCACCCGCCCCGCGCGGCCGCCCGCCCTGCCGCAGTCCGCATCAGGCCCGCGGCCCGGCCTCGCCCCCGCTCCGCACCAATGGGGAGCAGCCAAGTGGACTCCGCCTCAGCCCGGGCCAATGGGAACGCCGAGCCCCGCCCACAACtcgcccccgcccgccgcggccaCGCCCCTCCCCGCCGAGCCAGGGAAGAAAAGCCAACGCCATCGCTCCGCCACAAAATGGCGGCCCGGGCCGCGCCCAACGGTGGCGCCCGCTCCGCAAAGGGCACCGGCGTCAGGCCGGGTAGCGAGAAAACGTGACGCTGGCTGAGAGGCGACCGGCTGCGCGGCCGGGAGCCCCCTGCGCCGCCGGCACCGCTCCCCCGACGCCACCCGCCCACGGCGCTGCGCTCCGCGGAGGGGCCCCGGCGCTCCGCCGCGGCGGCGTCCCCGGCCTGTCACGAACCTGGGCTGCGGGTCTCGGTGCGGGCCGAGCCGGGCGGGCGCGCGGGGCAATCGGCGGCGCTCGGCGGGCGGGCAGCTCGCTCCTCCCTCCGCGACGGCCGGCTCCGGACTGCCGCGCCGCTGCGCCGCGAAATGGAGGCGGCCCCGCGCGTCACGGCCGCCCCGCGTGACGCTGGTGCCGTGCGGCGATTGGCGGGGGCGGaggccccgcccctcccccggAGAATGTGGGTCAGGGTGGGGGGCGCGGCCCAGCCCCGGGCTCCGCACCGCGGCCGCCTGCCCCCGTCACCGGGCCCTGCCGAGGCCCTGCCCGGTGCGCAGGAGCGGGGTCGCCGGGGTGCTCGCCTCTGTGtggcggcccggcccggggtGGGCAACGGGCGACGGCACGCCACAGCCGGTGTGCGGGGGGGGGCGTGGGGCGgtgcgggccgggggcggggaaGGCACGGTGTGTTGCTTCATCTGGAAGCCATTTTGAGAAGGGAGGTAAAGCACCAACAAACCTGGGTTCTCACAGTGTTGGTAGCGTTGGGCTGTCCCTAAAGCCGAGGTGATGGGTTTCACGCAGCCGTCGGGCCCCTCTGCTCACACAGCACATAACGCCAGCGGCCGCGCTGGGCCTGTGCCAGGCAGGTGCAGGAACTGATGGGGTCTGGCACACATGGGCACTTCTTGGCCCTGGtgagcaaagaagaaaggagaaaaatacataagGAGCACCTGACCTATTTACATCCTCACTTGGAATCGAGTGTGTGATGACAAGGTAGAGAGCTGAGCTTAGTTCCTGTTTTACATAGCTGCAGAATTTATCACAGCTTGGCTTCTAGATGATTGCAGTGAAGGCAACAGATATCCCAAGGGgcatttgaaatgcagaagacaTCTGGAAATCGAATCGAAGATACACCGGCTAGTTTTACAGACAGGGCTTGTGGCTCTGCGACTGTCACTTCCAGATTTGTGTGCTGCTGGATCAGTTGGCTTCACACAAAGAGTTAGCTAGCAATTATAGCTGCGTCAGGTTGGCCTGAGGACAGTATCACCCTTTCAATAGCATTTCGCTGACTTGTCACCTGGAGTCCTATGCGGCCTTGAGTCCTACCCCCTACCCATTCCCCTTGTGGGCTGCAAAATGCCATCCTTGTTACTCCCAGTGTCTGTTATTAATTAGCTCT includes these proteins:
- the SRSF5 gene encoding serine/arginine-rich splicing factor 5 isoform X1, with translation MSGCRVFIGRLNPAAREKDVERFFKGYGRIRDIDLKRGFGFVEFEDPRDADDAVYELDGKELCSERVTIEHARARSRGRGRGRYSDRFSSRRPRSDRRNAPPVRTENRLIVENLSSRVSWQDLKDFMRQAGEVTFADAHRPKLNEGVVEFASYSDLKNAIEKLSGKEINGRKIKLIEGSKRHSRSRSRSRSRSRSSSRSRSRSRSRSRKSYSRSRSRSRSKSRSVSRSPMPEKSQKRGSSSRSKSPSSVDRQRSRSRSRSVDSGN
- the SRSF5 gene encoding serine/arginine-rich splicing factor 5 isoform X2, with product MSGCRVFIGRLNPAAREKDVERFFKGYGRIRDIDLKRGFGFVEFEDPRDADDAVYELDGKELCSERVTIEHARARSRGRGRGRYSDRFSSRRPRSDRRNAPPVRTENRLIVENLSSRVSWQDLKDFMRQAGEVTFADAHRPKLNEGVVEFASYSDLKNAIEKLSGKEINGRKIKLIEGSKRHRSRSRSRSRSRSSSRSRSRSRSRSRKSYSRSRSRSRSKSRSVSRSPMPEKSQKRGSSSRSKSPSSVDRQRSRSRSRSVDSGN
- the LOC119150891 gene encoding atherin-like — encoded protein: MAVGAELAAGDTAPGPSAPPPPAPPPDSAHPPRAAARPAAVRIRPAARPRPRSAPMGSSQVDSASARANGNAEPRPQLAPARRGHAPPRRAREEKPTPSLRHKMAARAAPNGGARSAKGTGVRPGSEKT